GACAGAACATTAAAGAAATCTGTGAGAAAAATACTAAATAAAAGCCTGAATATTGTTTTCAGCATTTCTCTCCTAACTTCTCTgcaatgtttctgaaataatagaatatgttatacttttttACATTAATTGCTACGCTACTGTTAACTATGGCTTAACACCCTCTTCTCAGTGTGGACTTCCCCTTttatcactcacacacacacacacacacacacacacacacacacacacacacacacacacacacacacacacacacacacacacacacacacacacacacacacacacacacacacacacacacacacacacacacacacacacacacacacacacacacacacacacacacacacacacacacacacacacacacacacacacacacacacacacacacacacacacacacacacacgttcctgTTATTTCTCTGCAATTCTCTCGAGAATGTGATTTACAGCAGTTTCGATACGTTGACCTTTATGAGTCTTGTTTGCTCGTGTGTGAAATGTAGATTGTTACCTTCCTGTTGCTTTTCAGTGCCGTTGTCGTCATGCCGGCGCTTAAGAAGAGCAGTACCTGTGGGAAATTGGTTTAAACTgaattaaaacagaaaaaatgcACAATATTGCAAGCATTTAGATGTTATAAGGAGGTAAGGAAAGATTACTTTATGCATCACACGAGTGAcacagtgcttcacaataagcacaactgaaacataatCAACAAGGAGACGTTTTAAAAGTGTCCTCAGATCAACTAAGGACACTTCCAAGGTTTTACGGCAAATAAAGCAACATTTTAGCTTCAAAATGTCTTCAAAGTGGAAATGCACTCACCTGCTCCGTCAGGCCTCCAGCGACACACAACGTGACTGCAGGCGAACTCCATCTGAGGCGCAGAGAAAGCATCATCTTTACAACGTTCCTATGGCTTTGACATGCACTAAGACTCAACTAACCCAGACGTGTGAACGCCTAAAGACATGAGGGCGATGTAACGATGGACAACAGGCGCTAGATGTGTCGGATGCAGACATGACGGATCAGCAATAAGTCAACAGCAGCAGGTGTGTGAgtgaaaacatgaaaacatttcCTGTTCACCAACAGTGAGGGGAGACAGAGCAACACAGCCTGCTTAGGGTCATGTGACTATAGATAGGCTACAGCATTGTTTAATAGTATCATAAAGTACTTGGTATTAAGAACATCGAGCAGCAGCATTAAGCGAGGTCACCATGGAGGAAGTGGAAGCTGCTCACATGTTCTTTATTCGGGGAACTTTGAGTATTTAGCTGAACATCTTTTCAACCGTCTTTTCAATTGCTTGCATAACAAAGCACTTAATGCTCATGTGACATTCAGCTGTTGGTCATTTCATAAACATCCGGTACTTGAAGTCAaagatttcaacgttaaaagGTGAAGTTTAAcactttttaaacatttttttatatttttggtaAATGTCACGCGTGTTGTTCAGATATGTAAATTATAACGAGAATATTGGTgaattttaacacttttttttacaattgCAAATGAATGGTACGTAAGGAAATGATAGGTCCTGGACAAAGAGATTCTGCCTGttggcaaacacacacacacacacacacacacacacacacacacacacacacacacacacacacacacacacacacacacacacacacacacacacacacacacacacacacacacacacacacacacacacacacacacacacacacacacacacacacacacacacacacacacacacacacacacacacgtcatacATTTGACAGTCGTACAAAAGTAAAAGCACAAATGACTCTCCTTACACCCTGAATGAAAACAAAACAATCACATTAGATCATAAAGAGTATTACCTTTGCCGCCGGTGtctgtgtgcatatgtgtgtgtgtgtgtgtgtgtgtgtgtgtgtgtgtgtgtgtgtgtctgtgtgctgtGGTGTCGCGGAAAATGAAAGCAAGCGTTTgtaactcgtcaggtttatataaatgtgtgtgggtgtgttcaAAGTCCAATAAACGCtgtgcatatatgtgtgtgtgtgtgtgtgtgtgtgtgtgtgtgtgtgtgtgtgtgtgtggcaggaagTTGGCAGGGCAAATGAAAGGAAGTAAGAAGAGTTGAAAGAAAGAAGAACAATATATGCAGATGTCTTTTAATCATAAAACACACTTAGTTGTTTATTTAccgtttattattttattttattcattataattaacaCTGTTGTTTTAAGAAAGTGAATTTTAATGCTTGTACAGCATTTGCTACACAGAGAATACAAAACATGATAATAAATGTCATAATATTTGACTTTGTTACTAGACTACGAGAGGACAAACTACTCTATGAGTCATGTCATCAATGCAGATGATGATGTGTTGAACGCTGAACTAAAGTCTATGGACAGCATCCTAATAAGAGTTTTCAGTGTCCAAGTGGGTGAAGCCTGGGTGGAGAGCAGAGGAGATGGCATCCTCAGTGGACCGCTTCGCTCGATATGCAAACTGAAACGGGTCCGGTGAGGGGGGGGACCTCTCACAGCACTTCATGATGGTGGAAGTCAGCGCTACGGGGCGGAAGCCATTGAAGCAGGAACGTGATGACTTCTTCAGGACAGGTTTGATGGTGGTTACCTTGAAGCACGAGGGAACCACAGCCTGACCCAGGCAGGCACGGGCAGCCAGTGAAGGCGGAGCAGTGGTGTGTCCATGGGAATAACTTAGGGAGGTTAAAAACCAGTCGAGCTGCAGCAGTTTGAATGAGTTGTAAAGGTTGGATGGTGCTTGCAGGTAGACCAACCAAGAGGGAGTCCCAGAGTTTTAGTAAtcaagatgtgagaggacaagggcctggaccagaacctgtgtTGCATTCTGGGTCAGTAGGAGACGTATCCTTATGTTGAGTAGGAGCGGAGGAGCAGCCATGTTAGCAATGAAGGAAAGTTGGTCATTGAATATCACATCCAGATTCCTGCCAGTGTGAGTttgggaaacaacagaggtgccggcGTTGATGGAGAGATCATGGATGGGAGAGTCTTTACCTGGAAGGAAGAGCAGCTCTGTCTTGTCTGGGTTGAGCTTCGGGTGGTGTGCAagcatccactgagagatgttagCCGGACAAGCAGAGATACATAAGACCCCCTGTGTTTCAGACTGTGGAGGGAAGCAGTTTAGTGTCATCTGTAAAGTGTTAGCAGGAGAAGCCATGAGAGCAAATCTTGGAGCCGAGTGAATTAAAGTACAgatcctctccaagttaccctgcaGGTCTTTGAGGCAGGAGGtatgcagcgagggtgcagagCCAGAAACTCACAGTTCTTGGAGGGTGTGAAGGAGAACTGGTGGTTTAATGTCAACGCTGAAAAAGGTTCAGAAGGATGAGgatggaggagagggaggctgctctCGCAGTACACGGTTTGTCCACCAGAGAGCAGCAAAGAACACATTTTGAACTAGAGAAAAATTCATATTCTGCTAAACTGTTTGAAAAAAGCGGACTATTATGTATGTTTCTGCCACGTGTTATATAGCTAATATTAATTACACTTTTACATTTCAATATAGTCTAAaactacggagcccctaaagggacatggaaaaaaaataaaagagagagaaaaaaaaaattgggataacgggttagtatctcgtgcgGACAAGAAACTAACCCGTTATCCCGACTAGTGCGCcaaggagaaagtggagcacacaggagacaaccatttcattgcagactgttatgtttatgtggggaaattacagagcatacattatttgagctATATTTCGAACTCAGACTTAATTTTAAccacatttcggccaggggtggagagctatttgtttaagcaccggattggcaaaacaagagagtctgtaaaccagtctgctttgatctatgaattaatgtccgtgactctcagagaacctgctgcccgcagctgttatATAGGGAAACAAACactcagaacacacacacacaggagctgAGCTaagcagagcacacacacacacacacatcatgcaccttggtgaccggacatctccttcataaaactaataaaagggggagtaatcAGGCAGTTTGATGTGTGTagtatgcactgtcatttccccacgtaaacataacagtctcctgtgtgctccacttcctccttggcgcaccggtaactttctctaAAAAAAAGTTTCTTGTGTGCACGAGATACTAACCCGTTATCCcgactttttcttctctctctctctctttttttttcttccatgtCCCTTCGGGGCTCCGTATAAAACTGAACCCAAAGTTTCCAAAATATTTAATGGGGTTAAATTGAGACTCATGTTTTAATATCACGTGACATTTATTTTCAACACATTTCTATTTTGAAAGTCATAATGAAATTGTTTGTAAGATGTGTATTCATGCATTGCTGTGACTTTCATAGGCATACCTCACTGACAGCAGGCTCGTATTTTCAACAGCCTATCTGGTTAAAGAGCGCCCTCTAGTGTTAAAAGATAAGTAGATGAACAAAAACATCTCCATCAACTTCCAAGTTTATACAATTATAAACCCATACATTGTATATGTGATTTACTGTCAAATAAGCACCTCTTATGTAAAAGTAAAACATCACTATTTAAAGCCAGTGAATGAaagaagatgtgtgtgtgtgtgtgtgtgtgtgtgtgtgtgtgtgtgtgtgtgtgtgtgtgtgtgtgtgtgtgtgtgtgtgtgtgtgtgtgtgtggactagcattactatacttgtggggacctacatctgtttacatagtcatgtgtggggactggcctcccttatggggacaaaatggaggtccccataaggggaataattacttttagggtgaagacttggttagggttaggcatgtgttggttatggttaaggttaggataagtctccaggaaatgcatgtaagtcaatgtaatgtaaccctgatggtttatgtgtgtgtgtgtgtgtgtgtgtgtgtgtgtgtgtgtgtgtgtgtgtgtgtgtgtggtgtgtgtgtgtgtgtgtgtgtgtgtgtgtgtgtgtgtgtgtgtgtgtgtgtgtgtgtgtgtgtgtgtgtgtgtgtgtgtgtgtgtgtgtgtgtgtgtgtgtgtgtgtgtgtgtgtgtgtgtgtgtgtaagagtcCCATCCAGTTCTTGGTTGTTATATTCATTTAAAACAGTTGGGCTGCTTTTAAGTGTCAAGAGAACACAGGAAGGAAGTTGTGAGTTATTTTGATATTGCTCTCTTTAAGTTAAGTCAAAGGCTTTGTATCAGAAATATTCAGCAGGTGAAACATGTATTCAGGCCTCTTTATAGAATAAGGATATGAAAACAGAGATGCCAAACTGTATTACAAAGGTGGACACTGTGACTGTTGCCATGGCAGAGTTATTCAAATAGGAGAGGAATATGGGATAGGTCTGTTTAGCTGAGCTGCAAACCATAGCGTGCACTCATTTGACTTGGGATATGCTTCCTCCTAAGTCAAGAGCAGTCTTTGTTCTAGTTGTGCTGTTTGGATATGTTCATGTAAATGTGATGTTAATATCCCGGGAGCCTTCCTGTGCCACACAgcgatcattaattttagggtgaagacttggttagggttggAGTTAgctttaggcatgtgttggttatggttaaggttaggataagtctccaggaaatgcatgtaagtcaatgtaatgtcccctgaagtgatgtatacatggtatgtgtgtgtgtgtgtgtgtgtgtgtgtgtgtgtgtgtgtgtgtgtgtgtagactagcattactatacttgtggggacctacttCTGTGTAcgtagtcacgtgtggggactcgcctcccttatggggacaaattggaggtccccatgaggggaatcattaattttagggtgaagacttggttaggataagtctccaggaaatgcatgtaagtcaatgtaatgtcccctgaagtgatgtatacatggtatgtgtgtgtgtgtgtgtgtgtgtgtgtgtgtgtgtgtgtgtgtgtgtgtgtgtgtgacctaacATTACTATCCtagtggggacctacatctatttacacagtcacgtgtggggactggcctcccttatggggacaaaatggaggtccccataggGGGAATTATTAATTTTAGGgtaaagacttggttagggttagggttagcgttAAGCatttgttggttatggttaaggttaggataagtctccaggaaatgcatgtaagtcaatgtaatgtaaccctgaagtgatgtaaacatggtttgtgtgtgtgtgtgtgggggtgtgtgtgtgtgtgtgtgagagtcccATCCAGTTCTTGGTTTGTTGTCTCGGTGatcaatagccgctttcacaccgcaggacttgcggtactttagtgccggcactaaagtaccacggcactaaatccgccagggggctagtgccaatcgcattcacaccgcagtactttccctgaggcacgattacgctgacgtcacttcgtcttcttcttctctgggtttactggcaggccgcaaaaccacttcacggcgagtacaacaaaaaaacgagagaagaagaactacacggggggggagggggtataaagcccatccgctgtatgaggcgtttgtttactttccgacctcagacatgatggagttcataagggtaatttacaaataaaataccccattataacaatggactttatctttatgtatttattatatattaccccctcaggctgatcttggaaaaggacatcaacccttgtttggtgttttccccttatttatctaaaacaaatgacatgataaatgacttgtgtttatgtgtgtaagacttgtgtttctgataaattcaaccaccgacacctgtctgctctcacattcttctattctgcaaatttggggtgggacacaataaataaagcttcgccagtttgtttgttttattgcacagtcaagacataacaataacgtcatcatgctgttccagtgtgtcgtatgcatgtacattgaagttaaataacagtgtgaaatgtaaaataaagtgtaagcagtttcaaaacaatgtaacagtggcaatatatatagcagcagacacgccttagtgcaagttaggtgtcagtatttttacccggcatccgtgtgcactgtgcacgattcccagctcaagtagcgaacatcgctcaaaacatttggagttgggaactgctttctgtagaagctgctgcatcccgtccttggagtaaattgccagaagcgccgacacttcctcatcattccaccgctccggtgttgtagtacgtgtggtcataactgctttaaagtacaaaaaaactactcgctcaggtgtggatgtggttttgtagcgaggaaaaaaatggctgcctaacaaaacaaattcagagtctaacggggcgtggtttgcaattcgcccagccaatagaaatagaatagaaattggcactcttttgtcaccaggttcgtaccacctctctagcagggactaaaaagtaccaaaagagttccaaaagagttcccggcactgagtagtcccggcggtgtgaacgcgacattattggtactaacggaactaaagaactaaagtaccagggaaagtcctgcggtgtgaacacgaggcaaatgttacatttagagTCACCCATTTTCCTCAATTTCAGTTAGTAATCTGTTAGTAATTTAGTTTCTCCCCTCTTCAGGTTGTGATTTCTATATTTGAACTAGAGCCATTCAATAAACCCAGAGAGCAGATGCATATTAGAGAAGAGTGAGCTTgttgcagtaaatatacaatgGGTTTATATAGCGCAGATGAATTGAAACTTTTCATTGTCAGCCTTTTTGTACCACTTTCCATCTCTCTCCATGACTGCAGCCATGCCACACTCCTCCAGTTCGTCTGTGGCCCAGTTGTGATAGCAGACCAGACGATCAATGACCCAGAACCACAGATCCAGAGTGCAGGTGTAGTGCATTCCCAGCCAGACGAACTCAGTGTCGGCCATCTTGGCTTTCTCTTGGACCCATCTCTGCTGGTGACGGTCAGTGATGGAGACCAGGTCATGGTGCTTCTCTCTGCAGTAAGTCAGGGCCTCATCCCAAGTCTTATTCTCTTTGATCAGGATCACTTTGTCTGTCATTGAAATGGATATTTGTTTTAGTTAGGGTAACTATTTATTGCAGAAAAACTCAACTGTAATAATATAGAACCTTTCTTACAATAATCCTTATGtgttttaaatgaataaaagtCCCCACAAAAAAGAAGTAAATAAGACACAAATGGAATAAAAACCAATGGTGAGGAAATATAAGGCCTGAAATGACGTGACACCTTATGTAAAAGCCAGCTTAAGAATATGCGTCTTAAGGACAAAAACACGACTAAATTATATTCAAACTTTAAGTAGTAAAAATATTAAATTCACAGTCTATCGTAAGATTAAGGACAAAATCCAGATCGGTAATTCTGTGTATATTACATTTCACAACTAAAGGATATTCAACATGAATGTAAACATATATAACTGAAGACATGAAATAAGAATACTTTACTTATAGATTTTTCCAAAACTCACCGTCATAGCAGTAGAAGGGTTTTGGATCTGTGCAATCGTCGGAGTTCCATGTTCCATTTTCCATTTGGCGTAGTCGTAGCACAAGTCTTTTTGGCTTCATCTTTAAATGAGTCCGGATCCCAGTTTCTGAAAGAGAAATTCTTCCCATCCGACCAACTCCAGATCTCTCTGAACAGGCCGATCCACGAGTCAGGAGAGACATCCTGGTTCTTGAACTCATTGATGTGTGTGATTCCACTGATCAGGTCAGTGTGATGTGTTCTGCAGTAGCTCTGAGCCTGAAGCCATTTAATTGGTTTATCAATTACAACGTATTTCTGTCGCCCTGTTTCTGTGAGAATGAAAAGAAACATTTTACAAGTTTTGAAATAATTTTCTCTTATTTAAATCATGTTAAACAATGATGTTAAATATAATGAATACCATCACCATGTAgattgaataataaaaaaataggcCTATACTTTACCATTACAATATATTCAAACAAGTAGAAGTATATCATCAAATTAATTAAATGTAACTCTACAACATGAGTTATCTTTCAACTATTGTTACACAGTATGATATGatttatatagcattaataGTGACATATACTCACCATGGTAGCAGATAAACCTAAGGCTGCGAGAACAAGGGATATCGTTCCATAATTgcacataagaaaacaatgcaatacagttattggtattagtttcagtacacttatttatttcagatagatcttatagttattactgttagcttcagcttaagttatagtgcaatgtttgcactaacaccatatttatataaaaataaagacaatgaacagttacatctctactttacataagggtgtctgcaaaatctcacattacagcaacaaaatcctgagtaccagaaaatatacatttaaaaaaaacttttgatttttaggggggccacaggggggtcagaggtcagtgttaggggggcactgcccccccctagaaccgcccctgatgACAAGCATCTGATCATTAAATCAAACTCATGAGTACTAGAATCACCCCCACCTCTTACATCGCCCGCTTCCTCTTAACGGGGTCTGAGTTCACTTATTCCACTTTTTACTTCTCTCTCGATGTGCTGGTGAAGACTCAGATATCCACGAGGTCGCTGCTCTCTTTGAGCCTCCTTTGGACAAACATTTGAATATTGAAATTCACCggcaatatttttattatggtTGAGACAGGATCCATTGTTGCTAAGAATATCCTTTACGTGATGTAACCGCAAACACACACTGCCCTGTTGACTTTCTAACTAATGAGTTAGAAAGTTGTCCGGCCAAAATATCAACTAATAATatgaattatatttatatatccaTTATAATGTCTATATTTCTAATTGTTTCAGAGGACTTTATCTGAAACGATTAGCTATTACTGACAAGTTCTACAAGATAGACAGTGATAACAAACATTTAATTAACAGTTTATATAGCAACAAGATAAAGGGTTATTAAAATATTGAATATATACATGTAACATATAGGGATTTTGGACACATTCTATGTGCACAAGTTTTACTAAATATTCTTAGACCTTCACATGGTCGGTTTCAATTTTTGTATCTATACATGAACAAAAGGCCGATAAGTATTAAAGTACTGTAAGCGCTGAAAACCCTTGTCCTGATATCAGCAGGGAGCTCGTTGCACCAATTTGGAGTGAGGATAGCAAACAGGCATGTTTCTGTAGATGGGTTCCTGCGTCCCACTCACACTGGGGAAGGAGCGAGCCGATTGGTCGATGCAGAGTGAAGCGCAGGTGCAGGAGTGTTTGGCTTAAACTTGTATTGTGTGTAGGCATGGGCACTTCTATGGGGGGCAAACAGGGGCCTGTGACGCGGAGCTTGGACCCCCTTTGGCCCGACTCCAAAATAATAAATCTATGATAATGCAAttaatgtaaaaataaaaagttactGTGCTTTTTTTCAGTAATATAATTTAATAAGTAAGTTACTGGAACAAATGTTGTAACTCAAACAAATCCCAACAAATATtaagaaatacaataaaaactaAGTTTTTCATAAATAATGTACCTCAGACTTCTTTTATTCTTCTCTATCTTGGGCCAAAGTTactgaaaatataaaataaaatagtaacAAAGTAATTGACACAAACTCTGTTACTGTTTTATATCAAACACCAATAATGGTATTTTAAGTTTTTTTTTATGCGACATGACATTAGGCATGGGCGGTTTTCAGGGGGGCCAACAGGTGCCAGTGCCCCTGTGACTCAGAGCTTGGTGtgatggaaacttctgaagTAATGGAGACACATGAGTTATCTGTCAACTATTGTTACACAGTATAATATAATTGATATAGCGTTAATAGTGACATATAATCACCATTGTAGCAGATACATTTAAGTCTACCAGTTACCACACAGTTCTCAGGATCGTCAGTCACCTGCATTGTTCGGCTCAGTTGAATGTCATTCTGGCTTACATTCTGTATGATTGTGTTTTTTGTGGAAATTGTTAGCCTGTCGCTAACAATTAGGGGCCGGTGTGAGAGCCATGTTGTGTCATGTTTGGGAAAATATGATCCCGTTTCATTGAGATATGCCCATGATGGTAATGGATGTGTTGATGTTAGTCCTGTCAATTGATTAAAAAAGCTAGAAAAATTGTTAATGTAATGTTTGTCTGTTGCCCACAGgacatacaaaaataagagtTCACTTGTTTTATTACAATTTTAACGTATGAATCAAAGGACAGCTagtttgttaaaataatttgtTGCTGCTCTCTGGTGGATACACTTTTTATTTATCTGAATCACTCATACATCCAAAGTACATATTTCTGATCACATTGAAAAGTTTGGAACCGCCTGCCACTAAAGCTTTGTTTGGGCAGTAATACATTGCCTAGCCCTAGACCAGGGgtttcaaagtgtgggaaggtgagcctcccctcagagaacataagaacagccgcCCCCCCCTCCACCCTCCCAATTGTTAttgctattatcattattattgttgctgctataatgcaggggttattactagttcaatcaaagtggttacttttttttggctgggcagtgtagttttacacaccgtcttatttgactttctcaggacttaaaacagttttttgggggcagacccccacaaagaaaaaaatatatttacacactatcattttaacagttttttatgctcatcgagtcatccgtgagcagagcatcaagttggcatggctattacagctgaatgcggctaTTACCATGTTGTTCAGCAAAACACCTCACAAACTGATTAAGATccaaagctttagtgcgttttgattcaatgctgagtacagccaaacttgacagtctcttctctgtcattgtagaccgcaaatacctcattccttccgtgTACTTGGGTCCAAATGCGCAGTCCCGTtcagggccgggggaggggttacaaggcggctcgcgtcttgtgctgcattcacttgtactcggacattagggattttctctcataaatgtccgatgagccacaacttttatttcaaaacaaagctgacgTTTTCTGCCAGATGCTGTCTCCACTTTCACTTAAGGTAACTTCACTAAAAATGTATCCATGTTGCCGCTTGCATAAAGTTAGCTGAAGTTAACTAGCTAGATTTCACTGTTTCTCGTTATTTCTTTTCTCACGCTGCGCCTtccctgaagctctctggcgccccccaggggaggcgcgcctcacactttgaaaaccgctgGTTTAGACCATTATGTCTATATTTTGTATTGGTCCTTTATGCTTTCAGGTCATAGGAGGTTGAGGAGTTAGCAAAAAAGGTTATTTTTTTAACACGTAGAACAAAACTCTGTACAATCATTCAATCAGACTGGCTTGGTAAAGAGGGAAAGTACAACAGTTATATAATGTATTTAAAATCACAAGTCTTTGGTTGAAGAAACTGGAAGCTAGGCATTCAAATGTGTGCAGATTTGAAAAGGAACAGGTTCTTGTGTCAATGTCAAGTGAACAATAACAATCTATGATAATTAAATTAATGTAAAATACTAAGTTACTGTGCTTTTTTTAAGTAATGTAATTTAATAAgtaagttactgaaa
This genomic stretch from Pseudochaenichthys georgianus chromosome 18, fPseGeo1.2, whole genome shotgun sequence harbors:
- the LOC117464004 gene encoding putative C-type lectin domain family 20 member A translates to MQVTDDPENCVVTETGRQKYVVIDKPIKWLQAQSYCRTHHTDLISGITHINEFKNQDVSPDSWIGLFREIWSWSDGKNFSFRNWDPDSFKDEAKKTCATTTPNGKWNMELRRLPYISSPLVFIPFVSYLLLFCGDFYSFKTHKDYYKVILIKENKTWDEALTYCREKHHDLVSITDRHQQRWVQEKAKMADTEFVWLGMHYTCTLDLWFWVIDRLVCYHNWATDELEECGMAAVMERDGKWYKKADNEKFQFICAI